The following are encoded together in the Diachasmimorpha longicaudata isolate KC_UGA_2023 chromosome 3, iyDiaLong2, whole genome shotgun sequence genome:
- the LOC135160855 gene encoding peroxisome biogenesis factor 2, translating into MSSAYVSRINQLDALQLDEEIHRIFVARSQELSRLFTPGVTEKWTPEIHAALRSLIFIFSLGTGKSSFGQKLLDLTYIDLTRNKSILFFILSVVPKYLEDKYVDPNRIAATPRDKIIRKYLGKIMNVVGLLSFINLLIFLNRGTQPIILERLLGISSRNIATTRPRTIGYSYMTRELLWHGLMELFTTGLPMINFHYLKRCFVSYFSKRGIKDTKGNIICRMTSQTLCPYCGETPVLPCQAGCHHIYCYYCMSAYFKVAGSFDCMACETELYERDMKMYSVPS; encoded by the coding sequence ATGAGTTCAGCGTACGTATCAAGAATAAACCAACTGGACGCCCTCCAGTTGGACGAGGAAATCCACCGAATTTTCGTCGCCCGATCCCAAGAATTATCCCGTCTCTTTACTCCTGGAGTCACCGAAAAATGGACACCAGAGATTCACGCGGCCCTGAGATCgctcatttttatattttccctGGGGACTGGAAAGTCTTCATTCGGCCAGAAATTACTCGATCTCACCTACATTGATTTAACGCGCAATAAATCAATCCTCTTTTTCATCCTCTCGGTTGTCCCCAAGTACCTGGAGGATAAGTACGTCGATCCGAATAGGATTGCCGCCACACCGCGTGATAAAATAATCAGGAAGTACCTGGGGAAAATAATGAACGTTGTGGGTCTACTGAGTTTTATAAATCTGTTGATTTTCCTCAATCGAGGAACACAGCCGATTATTCTGGAGAGACTGCTGGGCATCTCCAGTAGGAACATTGCGACGACGAGACCCAGGACCATTGGGTACTCCTACATGACCAGGGAATTACTCTGGCACGGGCTCATGGAGCTGTTCACGACGGGTTTACCGATGATTAATTTCCATTATCTGAAGCGATGCTTCGTTTCTTATTTCAGTAAACGAGGAATAAAAGACACGAAAGGGAATATTATTTGTAGGATGACAAGCCAGACACTGTGTCCTTATTGTGGAGAGACACCGGTGCTCCCTTGTCAGGCAGGATGCCATCATATTTATTGTTACTACTGCATGAGTGCATATTTTAAAGTTGCGGGGAGCTTCGATTGCATGGCTTGTGAAACTGAATTATACGAGAGGGATATGAAGATGTATTCTGTACCTTCGTGA
- the LOC135160835 gene encoding protein bicaudal C isoform X5, translated as MTVIMDETNTVITWPSRLKIGAKSKKDPHIKVAGRVDDVGAAKEKIMQILDTRQSMRVTMKLDVSYTDHSHIIGKGGLTIKRVMEDTGCHIHFPDSNRSNHQEKSNQVSIAGEMEGVERARARVRNLTPLIFSFELPIMGAMHGHPDSTSPYIVKIQEKYNVQVMFRTRPKLHATLVVVKGCEWEVQQVKEATVFLIHHMCKNLANQIQVQMSMEISPQHHSIVLGKQSTNLKLIMQRTSTQIIFPDAGDPNIPSLKKSNVIITGPINNVYTARQQLLGSLPLVLMFDLPETSRQCVDSETISQLMQTLDVFINVLHKPKQSSLSVIIKGVERNANCIYEARRQLLSLENAQVIAEIPSGYTIPNPSNIFQNSLNGNVLSEKFANFLTINTQSPSPYCVSPLANSPNPLSLSPHWSLPPMFSPLMHHPFAFPNANAQLLAARQAMQANILNQQQAQMNAPSQNLLGIAQTHPPGFTPNTHFNSNSCNLGSKSGSDSKDTSAYLSLSSASSTLSSPAVSPRNISPIGSSHTDMSTSRDLSAMLSDLSMEKKGFRSSAPLTSYDFDHKKILALKAMKTKPNPSEYRVPTPTWAGYGLSQTMPSLNPGENQKPRDPSDLWDDPSTPLLYTPTMKFDGEGEGDCPTPLAMTSTFVDHTPRSRLEKILNGSLTDLSGAMINAGLDKKWIDMLASHEIDMSTFVSLTEEDLMDIGVSAWGARRKMILLISELRKRTKPFSGSAAPGAERRASLTIPSVSNSNSVEGKW; from the exons ATCCACACATAAAGGTCGCGGGTCGAGTGGATGACGTGGGGGCCGCTAAGGAGAAGATTATGCAAATATTGGACACACGG CAAAGTATGCGAGTAACGATGAAACTAGATGTGAGTTATACAGACCACTCTCACATTATCGGAAAGGGCGGTCTAACGATAAAACGAGTGATGGAAGACACTGGTTGTCACATTCATTTTCCTGATAGCAATCGTAGCAATCATCAGGAGAAGAGCAATCAAGTGTCCATTGCTGGGGAGATGGAGGGTGTGGAAAGAGCACGTGCACGTGTCAGG AACCTGACTCCACTGATATTCTCCTTCGAACTGCCGATAATGGGTGCCATGCACGGTCATCCCGACTCCACATCTCCCTACATCGtgaaaatccaggaaaaaTACAACGTTCAGGTGATGTTCCGTACAAGACCAAAGCTACATGCAACCCTGGTAGTTGTCAAGGGCTGTGAATGGGAAGTTCAACAAGTGAAGGAGGCTACAGTCTTCCTTATTCACCACATGTGCAAGAATCTCGCG AATCAAATTCAAGTGCAGATGTCGATGGAGATATCCCCTCAGCATCACAGCATCGTCTTGGGAAAGCAGAGTACCAACTTAAAGCTGATAATGCAACGCACCTCGACGCAGATAATCTTCCCAGATGCAGGTGATCCCAACATCCCCAGTTTGAAGAAAAGCAACGTGATAATAACTGGACCCATCAACAACGTCTACACGGCTCGCCAACAGTTGCTGGGCTCACTGCCCCTTGTCCTCATGTTCGATTTGCCCGAGACCTCTCGCCAGTGTGTGGACTCGGAGACAATCTCCCAACTAATGCAGACCCTCGATGTCTTCATAAACGTCCTCCACAAGCCCAAGCAGAGCAGTCTCTCAGTGATAATCAAAGGTGTCGAGCGCAATGCCAACTGCATTTACGAGGCACGTAGACAGCTGCTTTCCTTGGAGAACGCCCAGGTTATCGCCGAGATTCCTTCGGGTTACACCATCCCCAATCCTTCGAATATTTTCCAGAACAGCCTCAACGGAAATGTGCTATCCGAAAAATTCGCCAATTTCCTCACAATAAACACACAGTCCCCCTCACCGTACTGCGTTTCCCCCCTTGCCAACTCACCGAATCCGTTGAGCCTGTCCCCTCACTGGAGCCTCCCACCAATGTTCTCACCCCTGATGCATCACCCCTTTGCATTTCCAAACGCCAATGCTCAACTCCTAGCAGCTCGTCAGGCCATGCAGGCCAATATTCTGAATCAGCAACAAGCACAGATGAATGCTCCTTCGCAGAACCTCCTCGGGATAGCCCAGACTCATCCACCAGGCTTTACTCCAAACACTCACTTTAACTCCAACTCCTGCAACCTGGGCTCAAAGTCGGGAAGCGATAGCAAGGATACCAGTGCGTACTTGTCCCTGAGCAGTGCCTCAAGTACATTATCTAGTCCAGCTGTCAGTCCCAGGAACATCTCTCCCATTGGTTCGTCCCATACTGATATGTCCACGAGCAGAGACCTGTCAGCGATGCTTTCTGACCTGTCTATGGAGAAAAAGGGATTCCGTTCCTCTGCACCTCTCACCAGTTACGATTTCGATCACAAGAAGATACTCGCGTTGAAGGCTATGAAGACCAAGCCCAATCCAAGTGAGTACAGAGTGCCGACACCCACGTGGGCTGGCTATGGTCTTAGTCAGACAATGCCCAGTCTGAATCCCGGTGAGAATCAGAAGCCGAGGGATCCTTCGGATCTCTGGGATGACCCTAGTACACCTCTCCTTTACACTCCCACCATGAAGTTCGATGGGGAAGGTGAGGGTGACTGCCCCACACCGTTGGCCATGACATCTACGTTCGTAGACCACACACCGAGGAGTCGACTCGAGAAAATTCTGAATGGAAGTCTTACGGATCTATCTGGTGCTATGATAAATGCGGGATTGGATAAAAAGTGGATTG ATATGCTAGCATCCCACGAAATCGACATGTCCACTTTTGTGTCATTGACTGAGGAGGATTTAATGGATATTGGAGTCAGTGCTTGGGGGGCTAGACGCAAAATGATTCTTCTTATTTCCG AATTGAGGAAACGTACAAAGCCATTTTCCGGCAGTGCAGCACCAGGAGCTGAACGTAGGGCTTCTCTGACAATTCCATCTGTGTCGAACAGCAACAGCGTAGAAGGAAAATGGTAG